The following coding sequences lie in one Pseudomonas sp. B33.4 genomic window:
- a CDS encoding DUF4123 domain-containing protein, with product MQPDFLLPADWLAGAPLKASEQLFAVFSNASAAKPLEAWPDMASPIWAETIYAEWEAVMPYVGMVATDSEFLHWVATTESRDWGWLAVSSASLEEVVAHFRSLTQVLMPGGKTVFFRFWDGRFLLPILQADEVDAAQLFPLIGRCLINGQSLGIGGRAQVSGRSFPWWQVPESVLAQQGQDVQTANALQWLSEEHPTLFEAFPELVLSCKVRQFFQVSLSEESSQSALLAFLLAESG from the coding sequence GTGCAGCCTGATTTTCTTTTGCCTGCCGATTGGTTGGCGGGGGCGCCGTTGAAAGCGTCCGAGCAATTGTTCGCGGTGTTCAGTAATGCCAGTGCGGCGAAACCGCTTGAGGCCTGGCCAGACATGGCGAGTCCGATCTGGGCCGAGACGATCTATGCCGAGTGGGAGGCAGTGATGCCTTACGTGGGAATGGTCGCCACCGACAGTGAGTTTCTGCATTGGGTCGCCACTACCGAGTCGCGGGATTGGGGTTGGCTGGCGGTGTCTTCGGCGAGCCTTGAAGAGGTGGTGGCGCATTTTCGCAGCCTCACCCAAGTGCTGATGCCGGGCGGCAAAACGGTGTTTTTTCGTTTTTGGGACGGGCGGTTTCTGTTGCCGATTCTTCAGGCCGATGAGGTGGATGCGGCACAACTGTTTCCGCTGATCGGGCGTTGTTTGATCAATGGTCAGTCGTTGGGAATTGGTGGTAGGGCGCAGGTATCAGGGCGGTCCTTTCCGTGGTGGCAGGTGCCGGAATCGGTGCTGGCGCAGCAGGGTCAGGACGTGCAAACAGCCAATGCGTTGCAGTGGTTGAGCGAAGAACATCCGACACTTTTCGAGGCCTTTCCCGAACTGGTTTTGAGTTGCAAGGTGAGGCAGTTTTTTCAGGTTTCACTGTCGGAAGAATCGTCGCAATCGGCGTTGCTGGCGTTTTTGCTGGCAGAGTCAGGGTGA
- the msrA gene encoding peptide-methionine (S)-S-oxide reductase MsrA, which yields MVLRSEILVNKNVLPTKEQALPGRETAMTLPEKHFVFEETPLLGPFFQDVDFAIFGLGCFWGAERRFWQREGVVSTVVGYAGGFTPNPTYEEVCSGLTGHAEVVLVVYDKAKVSYEELLAMFWELHNPTQGMRQGNDIGTQYRSVIYATSPEHLNAALKSKATYQAELSKAGLGEISTEIEQAPTVYFAEAYHQQYLAKNPEGYCGIGGTGVCMPPSLAGN from the coding sequence ATGGTTCTGCGCTCGGAAATTCTGGTGAACAAAAACGTGCTCCCGACTAAAGAACAAGCTCTGCCCGGCCGCGAAACCGCGATGACCCTGCCTGAAAAGCACTTCGTTTTCGAAGAAACCCCGCTGCTTGGCCCGTTTTTCCAGGACGTCGACTTTGCGATTTTCGGTCTGGGTTGCTTCTGGGGCGCCGAGCGTCGTTTCTGGCAGCGTGAAGGCGTGGTCAGCACCGTCGTCGGTTATGCCGGCGGCTTCACACCGAACCCGACCTACGAAGAAGTCTGCTCGGGCCTGACCGGTCACGCCGAAGTGGTGCTGGTGGTGTATGACAAGGCCAAAGTCAGCTACGAAGAGCTGCTCGCGATGTTCTGGGAACTGCACAACCCGACGCAGGGCATGCGCCAAGGTAACGACATCGGCACGCAGTACCGCTCGGTGATCTACGCGACTTCGCCTGAGCATCTGAATGCGGCGCTGAAAAGCAAAGCGACCTATCAGGCCGAGCTGTCGAAAGCGGGTCTGGGGGAAATCAGCACCGAAATCGAACAGGCGCCGACCGTGTACTTCGCCGAGGCATATCACCAGCAGTATCTGGCGAAGAATCCTGAGGGTTACTGCGGGATTGGCGGCACCGGCGTGTGCATGCCACCGAGTCTGGCAGGCAATTAA
- a CDS encoding type VI secretion system tip protein VgrG, producing MFAPANQPRFTLTLEGARHDLKVLEFTGKEAISQPFRFELELVSERADLDLESLLHCQAFLRFDAQGSGVHGQIYQVGQGDSGKRLTRYHLSLVPRLTYLGHRINQRIFQHQSVPQIIAQVLKDHAILRDAFEFRLGSEYPIREYCVQYAESDLAFIQRLCAEVGIHYHFQHSPDAHVLVFGDDQTVFPKLATPTLYLPGSGMSAGAPAIQRFNVRVETRTSVVTRRDYNFEKPRLHLQSRVDGEQRPVLEDYHFPGQFNDRETGKHLAQRALERHVADYRQAEGISDESALVCGHFLQLIEHPRHDWNDLWLLTAVEHHGRQPQVLEESVTSDGEAFQGYRNTFLATPWDVFFRPTLGPEKPRMLGYQPAVVTGPKDTEIHCDEYGRVKVQLAWDRDGELNEHSSCWLRVATNWAHDRYGSVLIPRVGMEVLVGFIDADADKPLVVGCLPNAATPIPLDLPADKTRSIFRSQSSPGGGGYNELRIEDKKGAEEIYLRAQRNWTQHVLHDQQVQVDNQRSIVVTGTARHELKADEQRITHGQRQTEVKQDDHLSVIGDRHIRVSNQAISASGQFHVSAGQQVVIDGGASATIQAGGQWINIGPGGIFSSVPIVVGGAPMAAMSAAPVVPGLPEKLAAAPAAMLTAAQIMSFKGDAPFCEECERCKDGLCAA from the coding sequence ATGTTCGCGCCTGCCAATCAACCGCGTTTCACGTTGACCCTCGAAGGCGCCCGGCATGACCTCAAAGTCCTTGAGTTCACGGGCAAGGAAGCCATCAGCCAACCCTTTCGTTTCGAGCTGGAACTGGTCAGTGAACGGGCGGATCTGGATCTCGAGAGCCTGCTGCACTGTCAGGCGTTTCTGCGTTTTGATGCTCAGGGTTCCGGCGTTCACGGTCAGATTTATCAGGTCGGGCAGGGCGATTCCGGGAAACGTCTGACGCGCTATCACCTGAGCCTCGTCCCGCGTCTGACGTATCTGGGGCACCGCATCAATCAGCGGATTTTCCAGCATCAGAGCGTGCCGCAAATTATTGCGCAGGTGCTTAAGGATCACGCGATCCTTCGTGATGCGTTCGAGTTTCGGTTAGGCAGCGAATACCCGATTCGTGAGTATTGCGTGCAGTACGCCGAAAGCGATCTGGCGTTCATCCAGCGCCTGTGTGCCGAAGTCGGTATTCATTACCACTTTCAACACAGCCCCGACGCGCACGTACTGGTGTTCGGTGATGACCAGACGGTGTTTCCCAAACTGGCCACGCCGACCCTTTATCTGCCGGGCAGTGGCATGTCTGCCGGCGCCCCGGCGATTCAGCGTTTCAATGTTCGCGTGGAAACCCGCACCAGCGTGGTCACCCGGCGCGACTACAACTTTGAAAAACCACGCCTGCACCTGCAAAGTCGTGTCGACGGCGAGCAACGCCCGGTGCTGGAGGACTATCACTTCCCTGGCCAATTCAATGATCGGGAAACCGGCAAGCATCTCGCCCAGCGGGCACTTGAGCGGCATGTCGCCGATTACCGTCAGGCCGAGGGCATCAGCGACGAATCTGCATTGGTTTGCGGACATTTCCTGCAACTGATCGAGCATCCGCGCCACGACTGGAATGACCTGTGGCTGCTGACCGCCGTTGAGCATCATGGTCGTCAGCCGCAAGTGCTGGAGGAATCGGTGACCAGTGATGGGGAAGCATTCCAGGGTTACCGTAATACCTTTCTCGCCACGCCGTGGGACGTGTTCTTCCGCCCGACGCTGGGGCCGGAAAAACCGCGCATGCTCGGCTATCAACCGGCGGTCGTGACCGGGCCGAAAGACACCGAAATCCATTGCGACGAGTATGGCCGGGTCAAGGTGCAACTGGCCTGGGATCGCGACGGTGAATTGAATGAGCATTCCAGTTGCTGGCTGCGCGTTGCTACTAATTGGGCTCACGACCGTTACGGCAGCGTGCTGATTCCGCGAGTCGGCATGGAAGTGCTGGTCGGCTTCATTGATGCCGACGCCGACAAACCCTTGGTCGTGGGCTGCCTGCCCAACGCCGCGACGCCGATTCCGCTGGATTTGCCGGCGGACAAGACCCGCAGCATTTTCCGCAGTCAGAGTAGCCCCGGCGGTGGCGGCTACAACGAACTGCGCATCGAGGATAAGAAAGGCGCTGAGGAAATCTATCTGCGCGCCCAGCGTAACTGGACGCAGCATGTGTTGCACGATCAACAGGTGCAGGTTGATAACCAGCGCAGCATCGTCGTCACCGGCACCGCGCGGCATGAGTTGAAGGCTGATGAACAGCGCATCACCCACGGCCAGCGCCAGACCGAAGTGAAGCAGGACGACCATCTGAGCGTGATCGGCGACCGGCATATTCGCGTGAGCAATCAGGCGATCAGCGCCAGTGGGCAGTTCCACGTCAGCGCCGGTCAGCAAGTGGTCATCGACGGTGGCGCGAGTGCGACGATTCAGGCCGGCGGGCAGTGGATCAACATCGGCCCGGGCGGGATTTTCAGCAGCGTGCCGATTGTCGTGGGCGGCGCGCCGATGGCGGCGATGAGTGCCGCGCCGGTTGTACCGGGATTGCCGGAGAAACTCGCCGCCGCGCCGGCTGCCATGCTGACGGCTGCACAAATCATGAGCTTCAAGGGTGACGCGCCATTCTGCGAAGAGTGCGAGCGTTGCAAGGACGGTCTCTGTGCAGCCTGA
- a CDS encoding 23S rRNA (adenine(2030)-N(6))-methyltransferase RlmJ codes for MNYRHAFHAGNHADVFKHLTLTRLIALMSRKEQPFAYLDTHAGIGLYDLQGDQANRTGEYLEGIARLWDQPDLPALTADYMKVLHEMNPDGQLRYYPGSPELARRLTRPQDRVMLNEKHPEDGVLLKDNMAGDRRVKVHLGEGWHVARAMLPVQEKRAVMLIDPPFEQLDEMQRCAASLKEAIGRMRQTVAAIWYPVKDQRALRRFYQDLAGTGAPKLLRVELLVHPLDTPNSLNGSGMAIANPPWGLEEELRELLPWLSKKLGQTQGGWQMDWLIAES; via the coding sequence ATGAATTATCGTCACGCCTTCCATGCCGGCAATCACGCCGATGTGTTCAAACACCTGACCTTGACCCGCCTCATCGCCCTGATGTCGCGCAAGGAGCAGCCGTTTGCCTATCTCGACACGCACGCCGGCATCGGTCTGTATGACTTGCAGGGCGATCAGGCCAACCGTACCGGTGAGTACCTGGAAGGCATCGCGCGCTTGTGGGATCAGCCGGATCTGCCGGCGCTGACCGCCGACTACATGAAGGTGCTGCACGAGATGAACCCGGACGGTCAGTTGCGCTACTACCCGGGTTCGCCGGAGCTGGCGCGGCGTCTGACCCGGCCGCAGGATCGGGTGATGCTCAATGAGAAGCACCCGGAAGACGGCGTGCTGTTGAAAGACAACATGGCCGGCGATCGTCGGGTCAAGGTTCATCTCGGCGAAGGCTGGCACGTCGCGCGGGCGATGTTGCCGGTTCAGGAAAAACGCGCGGTGATGTTGATTGACCCGCCGTTCGAGCAACTCGACGAGATGCAGCGTTGCGCGGCGTCGTTGAAAGAGGCGATTGGCCGCATGCGCCAAACCGTGGCGGCGATCTGGTATCCGGTGAAGGATCAGCGCGCGTTGCGTCGGTTCTATCAGGATCTGGCCGGGACCGGTGCGCCGAAGTTGCTGCGGGTTGAGTTGCTGGTGCATCCGCTGGATACGCCGAACAGCCTGAACGGTTCGGGCATGGCGATTGCCAATCCGCCGTGGGGGCTGGAGGAAGAATTGCGTGAGCTGCTGCCGTGGTTGTCGAAGAAGCTTGGGCAGACCCAGGGCGGGTGGCAGATGGATTGGCTGATTGCCGAGAGCTGA